The following is a genomic window from Candidatus Poribacteria bacterium.
CCCAGACCGGTGCGTCTATTCTAAATGCTTTGAAACGCCCGTCCCCGATGACAGTCCGATGCTACGCGGGCAACCCTTCGCACCGCATCCGTTTATCCTGGAACCCCCATGCACTCGGAAATTAGACTATGCACCGGGTGACACCTTTACTTGTAATATAACGCTTATCGGGGACGCAATCAACCTGCTACCGTGGGTAGTGTTCACCTTCCGCGAGATAGGCAAGCGAAGCCTCGGTATCCGTGGCAAACGCGGACAATGCCATCTCAACACAGTAGAAGCCCTACCCGCACAGGGGAGCCAAGACATCCCAACAATTTACACGGCAGAGACCGAACTCCTCACAGACGATGGGCTAATTCTTGGACTTGATAATGTCCTGAAAGGCGTGCCTCAGATTGCCAATGCGATTGAGTTGGAATTCCTCACGCCTACCAGTATCAAGGTTGATGGGAAGTGGACAAGTAGACTCACCTTTGAACACCTTACCCGAAACCTGCTCCGTCGGATCCGGTTCCTGAGTTATTTCCATTGCGGTGAAGATTTAGACGTAGATGCCCAGGCGGTAATTGACGCTGCTAAGGCTGTAAAGCATGTATCCGATTTGCGCTGGATTCGCACAGATCGCTACTCCTACCGCGCTGAGAAATCCGTGCCGATGGGTGGGTTTATCGGGAAGGTTCGCTTTACAAGACAAGTAGAGCCGTTCCTACCCTTTATCCATCTCGGCGAGTATCTACACATCGGGCATCATACAGCGTTTGGGTTCGGACAGTATTGCATCGGCCGCGACCCCAAAGTAAACTGAAAGATGAATCCGCTGAAGATGCCCTGAGTTACGCGAAGGAATTTAAAAAGAAATGCGAAAATTTGGTACTGAAGGGCGCGTCGAGCCCACACAACACTATTTTGTGCCGCGCACACGGGAGATTACCGATTTCATCAACCGCGTCAGAGCAGGTAAATACATTGTCTTATTCGCGCCGCGGCAAACCGGCAAAACGACATTCTTCCGACGCGTCATCGACGTACTCAACGAAGGGACAGGAACGGGAGCATCCGTTGCGTCTCACGAAACCTTCCGGCAGAACCCTGCTGCTACCACATCTGATGCAGCCTATTTCCCCATTCGTCTTGATTTCCAAGTGTGTCGCAATTTATCAATCCGTGAGTTTTACACATACCTATCAAAAGAGATCCGTACCCAAATCGAAAGCGTCTTCCAGAAACACGGGAGTATGCCTTCTCTGTCTCAATTTTTAGATGCCACCACACTCACCAACCACATTTCGATGATTGACTTTTTCAGAGAACTTCAAAGACTCCTGCCAAACCAGCGGATTCTCCTGATGATAGACGAGTTTAATGGTATTCCCCAAAGTGCTTTGAGTGATTTTTTGTATGCGCTCCGCCTTATCTACCTGTCCGATGAACCTCGATGTCCGCACAGCATTGGCATCATCGGGGTCAAAAGCATCAACCAACTCAATTATGATCGCTCTGTCTCTCCATTCAATATCCAAGACGAATTCCGCTTACCGAACTTTACGCTTGAACAGGTACAAGAACTGATCGAGCAATATACGGACGAAGTCGGACAGGTTGTCGCACCAGAGGTTATTGCGTCGATTCATAAGCAGACCGCAGGACAACCCGTACTCGTCAACCGATTTGCACAAATTCTCACGGAGGAATTAGACATTCCAAAAAACGAAACGATTACAATGGCGCACTTTACGGCTGCACATACCCAACTCCTCCGAGGGCGGAACACCAACATCGAGCATTTAACAACCAATATTCGCAAAGACCCGCGTTTTGAAAATATTTTGATGCGAATTATGGCACGCGATGAAGGGATAGACTTCAACCTACGCAATCACATTATTGGGGAACTTGCCACTTACGGGGTTATCAAAGAGGGAACTGATGGAATGTGTGAGATTCTCAATCCGATTTATCTATATTGCATACTGCAGGCATTCAAACCCCTCGTGAATGGATTGGAGGATGAATACTTCCCTGAAGACACCAGTGACGATTTTCGGGATTACCTTGCACCTGGGAATTCGATTGACATGGTGTCGTTACTTGATAACTTCCAGAATTTCATCGCGCGCGCAGGGTTCAAGATTCTACAAGTGCCGGATACACCCCAGGAATCGGTCGGCCAGCATCTTTTGATGGCATATCTTGACGCGTTTGTCAGACAGATCGGTGGGACGATGCACATTGAAGTTCAAACCGGGCGAGGGCGGATGGACCTCATTGTGACGCACAATCAACGAAAATACATCGTTGAGACAAAAATTTGGCGAGGCACACACTATTATCAGTCAGGGAAGCAGCAGCTGGCGCGATATCTCAAGTTAGAGGGTGTGACCGAGGGTTTCTACGTCGTGTTCGATCATAGACAGGTACCGGAACCCCGTATTGAGACCTCGATCGTTGAGGGTGTGACAATTCATTGCTATGTCATCCCCGTTGTGCAGGAAACGCCTACCGGTGTATGAAACACTCAAACACTCAGTTGCACAGTTGCACGAAAAACTTGACATTTTTCCATGTTCAGCGCATAATTCATACACAAGATTTGTGCATCGGATGGAAACGCGTTTCAAATTTCCGAAAGCGTTGTCGCAGTTTGGCAGGGTCCTAAATAGGCAGTTGGGGTCTGGTTGATTAGTTTTCAGTAGTCGAACATTTATAGTAAATAAAGAAACATGTTGACATTTTAATAGAACACAAACTCAAAAACGCAAGGTCTCCGGTGCAGGCGGTTTCCTAACGGTGCCGATGCAAAGCATATAAGTAGTCCTAACATCTACTATACTTAACAAAGGGTTTATACCTAATGATCAATCCTGTTCTTGAATGGGCTTTACAAGTTTTACAACACCCACAAGAAACATCCGTGGATTCAACCGTTTCCAAGGCATTAAATCTTGTAGGTATTAGTCCCGGTCAGATCCAGATAAATTCTCAACCATTAGAATCAATCTTTTCAAAGATAGGCGAATCCACATCATCAGTTATTAAGAAAAAGATACCTTGGCAAGAATTGGATGTCGAACAGATTGTCTATCCAGTGGAGCATGCCGCTAAAGTGGTATTAGACGTTCCTGAACCTCCGCAAGGTTGGGACCGATTTCACACGAATGAAAATCTGGCACTTGCCTTAATTGAGAAGTATGGAACCTTCCTCTCCATTTCCTCACAAATTCCATATATTTCATTTTATGATGTCATCAAATCCGCTGCAGCTATTCATGATTGCCTTGAATCTGGGAAAACTGATAAGCCATTTTTGCTGGCTTCAGGAGATTTCTCTGGTATACAAGAGACAATTTACACGATCGCCTCAAGCGGTGCTTTAAAAACATTGCGCGCTCGGTCATTCATGTTAGAGTTGTTGGCTGAACACATCATATATGAAATCCAACAAGCGACGAGTTCGGGGCGATACAGTCTCATCTTTTCAGGCGGTGGTGGATTTAGCCTTCTGGTTCCAAATACGACTGATAATCGAAAATCGATTAACACTTTTATAAACATTATCAATGAGTGGATACTTGAGCAATTTGGTTTTCAATTATTCCTCGCTGTTCATTGTGAAACTGTGTGTGAGAAAGATCTAACAGGTGATCCGTTTAAGATTGTCTGGGAAACTATGGCGGACAAAATGAATAAACAGAAGGAGCGAAAATTCTGGGATACCACTAACTTTAAGAATTTATTCCGCCCCGAAATGCCGAAGCAATTGGCGAACCAATCTGCTTGCCAAATCACACATCGGGATGACTTGCCAGATTGCGAAATGGCACCAGAAGAGGTACCGGGAGTTGGGCGCGTCAGCAAATTTGCCTACCGCTTATGGACATTGGGTGATCGGTTGACAGAGTTCGATTGCATTGTTAGGCTCCCTAAATCTTCTACTCTAACGGATGACTTTAAAGGTGGGACTCTCCTCTTTCCAACATTTGACAGTCAATACGCTGAGTATAAAACAGATCAACAGTCTCAGATTAGCAGCAATCATGATGCACAATGGGTGGTTAACAGTTGGAATCTTGCCAATTATAAGGACAACAAGACCTTCCCATTCCTCTTTGGGAGTTATGTCAGATCGGTGGACGGATTACCAGATGAAGCACAAGAACAAGAAAGGGAGGAGTATCTGAGAGACCATGAAAAACCGATGTCCCGCCCAGAACGTGTAACTGCCTCCTTCTCTGGATTGGCAAAAGCTGCACAAGGTTCAGACCTCATTGGTTGTCTACGAATGGATGTTGACAATTTTGGCGATCTTTTTTCAGATAAACTGACGAGTTCAGGGATTGCTGCCATTTCGAATCTGTCGCGTAGCATGAATCTATTTTTTAAAGGATACCTCAACCAAATTTGCGGTATGAAATTAGGGGAGTTGGAAAAGAAGGATCATCCAGTTGACATCACTGGTAAAAAGAAGTCTAAAATTAACGGACGGGATGTATCTATTATCTATGCGGGCGGTGACGACCTATTTATCGTTGGGGCCTGGGATGATGTTGCCGAATTAGTATTTGACATTAACACCTGTTTTAGGGAGTTTTCCGGT
Proteins encoded in this region:
- the cas6 gene encoding CRISPR system precrRNA processing endoribonuclease RAMP protein Cas6, whose product is MLQNFRFARYRFTYTVQEPLKMPYYKGNVFRSRFGYLLRDITCIGGAEQCKTQCQFPDRCVYSKCFETPVPDDSPMLRGQPFAPHPFILEPPCTRKLDYAPGDTFTCNITLIGDAINLLPWVVFTFREIGKRSLGIRGKRGQCHLNTVEALPAQGSQDIPTIYTAETELLTDDGLILGLDNVLKGVPQIANAIELEFLTPTSIKVDGKWTSRLTFEHLTRNLLRRIRFLSYFHCGEDLDVDAQAVIDAAKAVKHVSDLRWIRTDRYSYRAEKSVPMGGFIGKVRFTRQVEPFLPFIHLGEYLHIGHHTAFGFGQYCIGRDPKVN
- a CDS encoding AAA-like domain-containing protein is translated as MRKFGTEGRVEPTQHYFVPRTREITDFINRVRAGKYIVLFAPRQTGKTTFFRRVIDVLNEGTGTGASVASHETFRQNPAATTSDAAYFPIRLDFQVCRNLSIREFYTYLSKEIRTQIESVFQKHGSMPSLSQFLDATTLTNHISMIDFFRELQRLLPNQRILLMIDEFNGIPQSALSDFLYALRLIYLSDEPRCPHSIGIIGVKSINQLNYDRSVSPFNIQDEFRLPNFTLEQVQELIEQYTDEVGQVVAPEVIASIHKQTAGQPVLVNRFAQILTEELDIPKNETITMAHFTAAHTQLLRGRNTNIEHLTTNIRKDPRFENILMRIMARDEGIDFNLRNHIIGELATYGVIKEGTDGMCEILNPIYLYCILQAFKPLVNGLEDEYFPEDTSDDFRDYLAPGNSIDMVSLLDNFQNFIARAGFKILQVPDTPQESVGQHLLMAYLDAFVRQIGGTMHIEVQTGRGRMDLIVTHNQRKYIVETKIWRGTHYYQSGKQQLARYLKLEGVTEGFYVVFDHRQVPEPRIETSIVEGVTIHCYVIPVVQETPTGV
- the cas10 gene encoding type III-A CRISPR-associated protein Cas10/Csm1, producing the protein MINPVLEWALQVLQHPQETSVDSTVSKALNLVGISPGQIQINSQPLESIFSKIGESTSSVIKKKIPWQELDVEQIVYPVEHAAKVVLDVPEPPQGWDRFHTNENLALALIEKYGTFLSISSQIPYISFYDVIKSAAAIHDCLESGKTDKPFLLASGDFSGIQETIYTIASSGALKTLRARSFMLELLAEHIIYEIQQATSSGRYSLIFSGGGGFSLLVPNTTDNRKSINTFINIINEWILEQFGFQLFLAVHCETVCEKDLTGDPFKIVWETMADKMNKQKERKFWDTTNFKNLFRPEMPKQLANQSACQITHRDDLPDCEMAPEEVPGVGRVSKFAYRLWTLGDRLTEFDCIVRLPKSSTLTDDFKGGTLLFPTFDSQYAEYKTDQQSQISSNHDAQWVVNSWNLANYKDNKTFPFLFGSYVRSVDGLPDEAQEQEREEYLRDHEKPMSRPERVTASFSGLAKAAQGSDLIGCLRMDVDNFGDLFSDKLTSSGIAAISNLSRSMNLFFKGYLNQICGMKLGELEKKDHPVDITGKKKSKINGRDVSIIYAGGDDLFIVGAWDDVAELVFDINTCFREFSGYNPEVHLSGGVTLHKSKFPLYQMARIAKQAEEAAKRNEDQSGETKNSLALFYSDTLERRNRSLNDRIKEENLSGWHQKLNRIAVASQWDGYDDIIQLTKQMYKTYPSLSHGFRRKLFETLIIWQEEGVLYLPIMFHTLQQIDRIQPQPPALKSLKGLLFRQDQMEKLHVPLHWVEYLNR